tttttaaaattaaatgatgatttatTTCATAATCACGGTACATTAGTTTTATGCAGTTGATGAAAATAGGCAATATTGTTAAAAGAAGGATCTCAAAATGGCATgctttaaattcattatttaaaatatttagataataCAAGCACATCATCCAGACAAAATACTTGGAAAGGTAATTTTTATCCATGCTTTATTTCGAGGAATAACCACTACTATAGAAAATTTCCATAATTCTGAAGaggtataaaattttaattataaaagaatCCTGATACTTTAGCAGAGCATCTAAcctgtaaaatttgatttatcaTCTGATTTATTTCAGCAAGAAcaattaataatgaaaacaacCGAACTAAATCTAATAGttgaatacatattatatattattattagaaaaactATTATTTTGCTATTATACGAACTGGGCGAAATACAGGCCAGGAGGATTCGAATTCAATGATAACGATCTCGCAAACCTctgtacacatataatatacgcaTTTTGCAAAATTGATGCAAATAATCTCACTCTTGTTTCAAGTGATCCAAAGTCGGATTTGCCTGGAGGTAAATTTGTTGCATACATATTAGGTAAATATAACGATTATCACCGAATTACTTCTCTTAAACTTTTGAATCCTAGTTTGAAAGTCTTGCTTTCTGTTGGAGGGTTTCACAAAATGTTAAATGAATTTGCTTTTGTATCAAGCAACGAATCCAATGCAGAGAAATttgcaaaaaatatcaaaatatttttaaagaaatataattttgacgGATTTGACATTAATTGGGAATATCCTTTAGATAAAAAAGAGGCATATACTCGACTGTTAAAAGCCGTGAACAAAGAGTTTCGGAAAGACTTAACAACCTATATTTTGACCGCAGCTGTTTCAGTCGGAATGTATACGGTTCAAAAATCCTATGagataaaagaaatttcaaagttAAATATTCACATTTTCACAATCAGATACCTTGATTATATCAATTTGATGACTTATCACTTTTACGGAATTTCGTCAAACACTGTTGGCCATCTTACTGGTTTATATGGAATAAGTGATGCTgataaattaaacattgtattcagttcaaataaacacaaaatttacaGGATTATGTTATTAGGTATTGGTCAAAAAACGGTGCGCCAATTTCAAAAATGCTAATTGGATCTCCTAGCTACGGACATGGATTCAGAACTGCAACAAAAAATCCAAAACTTGGGGACAAAACCATCGAAGAATTTCCCGCAGGACCGATAACAAAAAATTCAGGAGTGCTAGCATACATTGAGGCCATCAATTCTAAGTAATTTTTAGTAttgtaaaaacaattttactGAGATGTGGGATGATAGGCAGAAGACATCATATGGAGTCAAAGATTACTATTGGTTTGGATACGAAAGTACGAGAAGTATTAAAGAAAaagttatttactttttttcactCCGTAGGCAAAATATGTGAAAGATAAGGGACTAGCAGGAATGTTTGTGTGGACTTTGGATTATGACGACGTTAATGGAAACGAATGCAGTCAGGGAAAAAATCCCTTGATATCGCAAATGAAGGAATCCTTAACCATCGAAAAGTAGAAACATATGCTAAATTATTTAGATCGGATATCACCCGTAAAAATTTACAACAACGAATGAGTTCATTGACACTACTTCATTATTACATACTAATCAAAATAGTTTTAGAGTTCTAATAATTAACTATTGGTTCGTATGAATTTCTtggttattaataataaaacaattttttaaatttctttaataaaaacTTTTATGAAAAAACCATCAGTGAATAAAGTATGAATTCAAGATTTATGaatgttatttaataaataaaacttatttttatGTTCAATAATGTGCCTCAatcaaattttaagaaaaaaatatttgtagattgaatattaaaaaatatatgaaaatggttTTTTACAATCTATTACTTGAGtcttaaaaattcaaaaataaaaaaagatcaaAAGATTTCCTGAGTGATCCTGAGTTCAATTCAGCCaggttaaaaaattaaattataatttttttcaagaaaaaaatcgATTTATAGCGAATCCAATTTTTTGTCTGGCACTATGAATCCTTTCATCTCTTTTTACTTGGACGTAACTCAGCAGAACCAATCATTTTTAATCAAATGTCCGAtaatttctcttttctgttttacacaataaaattttttctttcccaaattcaataataatcatttatgTCTAAAATCCTATTTTTAAGAAATGACGACATCTGCATACGAATCTTAAGTTTTTATAGTGACTAAATAGACTATTTCTGATTCAAAAATTTATTCATCTTGCAAAATCCCTCAAAATTCCTTGAAAAGCATGTTAGATCCAATCGAAGGATTATTGACATTAAGCACAACAGCAATGCTGCCTTCAAAATTATTTCCATACGATGAATGCTCCTTTTTTGTCTTTATtgttactttattgattttttgtttcatttttaatcaaccgTATTTTTGCTATCATCTGATCAgtgtttttattactttttaaaattttcacgctGAAAAAATTACAATAGGTGTTAAGAATGACACTTTCactatataaatttatacctTTTCTTCATTCCTGTTTCCTGtccaaaaattataaatactcaAAAAATAACCCAGACCGCACAATCAATATTCAAAACATATTTGAATGCTACGGAACAAGCGTGTGCAAATCAACAAAGTTTGTTCAAACTTCAAAAATTGTTAAACTTTGACGAtttcatatttcaacagaaaaaaaccTTCATTAGTTGttcttaatattataaataaaattaaaagatgcGTTAGTAACGAGCTTATATCAATTTTAATTGAGTACCTTTTTGATTGAAATACTCCAGGATTTTATACTGTGTTTTTTGAGTAAAAGACTaaaatctttttaattatttttatttcataaaatccgAAATATTATGTCGCGCCCTACGCTGGCGATTACGGTCATCTTTATAGTTGACAGTGTGACCTACATATTGTGATGGCAACTAAGTTCATGTCGTTTTTTAAATCtacatgaattaaataaaaaataagaactaaaaactatttaatcaataatgtattctcCATTTGTGTCAATCACTTTTTCCAGCGTTCAAAAAGTTTTTCAATACCTTCTCagtaaaaattttttgtttttgactcCAAAAATCCGTCTAACCAAGCTTTTAATTCTGCATCGTTGTTGAACAAAATccacgcatagcatttgaaagttACCTAAAAAAGTGAAAATCTGTTGGTGCCAGATCGGGGGATTATAGCGGGTGTGGCTGTAATTCCCAGCCGTGTGTTTGAATAGCTTCCTTGGTAATTTTTGCGATATGAGGGCGGACATTGTCATGCAATAAAAGGATATTGTGTTGTCGATTAGGTCGCTTTTCTTGAATAGCCATTTTGATTGTTTCCATTTGTTGAACATAGAGTACGGCGTTCATAGTTTGGTTTTTTTCCAGCAATTCGTAATAAATAAATCCCTCCCAGTCCAACCATAAACAAAGCATCGTTTTACGTGGGTGAACATCTTGTTTCACGCTTGCTGTCCTCCTTTTATTGGGACCAAGCCATTCTTTATATTGATATACAGACACCATTTTTCATCGCTAGTAACTATTGAATAAAGAAATTGTACATTTTTCTTGTGAGTTAAGTGATGACGAGCAAGCAAGTAAAATTTTGGCTCGTTAATTTGTGTTATTATCGCTAAAACCATGGTGAACCTACACTCCACATTTTTGGACTTTTCCCATTAGgtaaagatgcttctctatacACGTATGAAAACAATTAATCCTTTCTGCCAATTTTCTTGTTGTTTGGCGTGAATCTTCATGCAGAAGTTGGTTTAACTGTCCTTCATCAATTTAAGTTGGGCGACCAactcaataaatttataaaaacggcatgaacttagttgccaacccaatattttgACATTCAAATAAAAAAACTCAACCCTCTCTATAGTGAACATGCCATATTTACAAGTAAGATGTAGTACAAATCCaaattatttttttagattttattttttaaactctcAATGATTTTAAAATTCTGAATTTTGGTCACATCTCATATCGGAACGGCTCAATCATCttattctcttcttcctttttagTAACCACTGAAATAAAAAATGCCGTTTTTTTGCGTGCTGATCAGGTAGTTGGAAAATTACTTGAAAATTTCTTCTGCAATAGCAGTGACGCAAACTCGTTTACTATTTTAGGAGAAAAAGTATTTCTTGAGTTTTTGTATATCTTGTTTTACTTTGCTCTGAATTTTAGGATATTcttaaaaagaagaaggaaaaatgaGTTCCACCGTTTTTAGCCAGAAGACGGAGGAACCAAAAGATTGCAATAATTTTCGGCGTTTGTTTAACAAGGCTTTTTATTAAACAATCCTAGTGCTATTATTGCAATAATTGTGAAcaagttaaattataattttataatatttaaaaattatgtattaaaaaaTGAGAATCACAAATGGAATACCTAAATTCAATATAAATCTGTACTtgttaatttaataaaatgataatttatttaatatttacggttattagttttcattatttttaaactcTCCGGCCGAGTCATATAAAGGACATGATTTCCCGATTGACTATGGAGACTGGAATCCGCCTGATCAAGTGTATTACCAAGCTTGTCGAACGGATTGTCAATGCTGAGATTTCAGGCTTTGCAAGGGATCTACTTTTCTGTTCACACCTTATTGCTTTCCGAAAGAACGATGGAGGAGTCCGCCCCATTGCAGTCGGTAATGTCTTCCGGAGGCTGGCATGCAAAATTGCAGCTCGAAGAGTCTGTCCCCGTGTTGCCGCTGAATTATCTCCAGTCCAACTGGGAGTTGGTGTTTCCAACGGATGTGAAGCTGCTGTCCACGCGACAAGAGCTTTTTTTCACCTGACACAAGACATTCCCCAAATTCCTTTGCGGTGAAGCTGGATATCTCAAACGCGTTCAACAGTCTGAGAAGGGACTGTATGCTGGAATCGTGCTCGCAGCGTACCCCAGAGATCATGAGTCTGGCTCACCTTGCTTACGGGTCCGAAAGTTCGCTTGTCTTTGACAAACACATTGTCCGTTCACGGACTGGAGTCCAACAAGGTGACCCTCTTGGGCCCTTACTATTCGCTCTGTCAATCGACGAGGTGGCTCGTAATGTAAAGACACCTCTCAACCTTTGGTACCTTGACGATGCCACTATTGGTGGCCCTGTTGATGTCGTCTGGATGAGTTATATAAAATTGTTCCTGCCCTGGCAAAAATGGGGCTGATAATCAACACCAAAAAAACTGAGATCATAAATATCTCAGTCCCAATTCAAGACTTTGGCTTAGTAATGGAAAAGATTTCAGAAATCTTGCCAGACACAAAACAAACACGCCTCAACGATGTTTATTTTCTTGGGTGTCCTTCGGAGAGTCCGAAGTGCAAAACCACCTCAGAGCTAAGAGTGTCGAAATGTCCCGTTTTACTGAACGCCTCTCTCTACTCGACTCCCACACGGCCTTTTTCCTCCTCAAAAATTGCATCCACGTGcccaaactgttatatttattgaGATGCTCGCCCTGCTTTATACAAGATGAAATATTGCATTCTATCGATGATACGTTAAGATTGTGTGCCGAGTGGATCCTAAATGTCCGTTTCGATAATGATGGGTGGACCCAGTGTAAACTACCTCTTAATTCTGGCGGAGCTGGCCTAAGATCCGCCCTGGACCTTGCCCTCCCAGCTTTCCTGTCCTCTCACTCATCCTGCCGAAGGCTATCCTTGGAGATTCTACATAAATCCCCCGAATCTTCTTTGGACAGGCCTTTTGAAGATGGATGTATGCTGTGGAAGGAATCAGGATTAAAATTCCCGATCCAAACATCACTCCAACAGAGCTGGGACAAATTACGCTGCGAATTCACCGCAGACAACCTGGCAATGAGGCTCGACCAGCACCGCCTCGCCTGCTTACGCTCTGCagctgtgccacacagtgggtcatGGCTGAATGCTATGCCAATTGCTTGCCTCGGAACATTATTAGAGGATGACTGCATGCGTATCGGTACTGCACTGAGACTCGGACTTGACATCTGCGAACAACATCGTTGTAGATGTGGAAAAATGGTTGACGTCAAAGGTGTACACCCACTCTCTTGCAGACGAAGTGCTGGCCGAGCTCCTCGGCACTCCGCTATTAACAATGTTATCTTAAGAGCTCTTGAGTCGGCGGGCTTCCCCTCGATCCTAGAGCCAGTGGGCTTAGATCGTGGAGATGGGAAAAGACCCGATGGAATGACCACTTTTCCTACTCCTGTGGAAAATCGTTGGTTTGGGATTCAACGTGTGTTGACACCCATTCCAAAACTAATATGATCTCTTCTGCTGTTTCTCCAGGTTCTGCAGCAGATGCTGCAGAGCAAAGAAAATTGCCAAATACGCAAATCTTGGACAACGGTACCGCTTCGTACCTATCGCTGTGGAGACTTCTGGGGTAACCGGCCCTCTTACGACTTCTTTCATCAGAGAAGTCGGAGGAAAAGTTGCTAGGCGACGTGGGGAGCCTCGAGAAGTGTCATGGTTATTCCAACAAATTGGAATAGCTGTCGTTCGCGGCAATGCACACTCCATCATGCGTGCAACCGCAAGTGCCTTTTAATCATTGACTAACATTAAaaactataattaaaaaaaaaaaaaaaaaaaaaaagcataaattaATGGCGTtagttttcattaatttattgaaaatagACAATTTTATTAAAAGAAGCCTTACAACACGGTatagtataaattatataaaagatcGAACATGCACATCAATTGGAAATTGGAAATACTccaaaccttcccccccaaaaaaaattaaaaaaaaattttctgcattttggtcaaaatgaacaactacgatgtcctcgacttacatgatgaggtccttaaaaccttcccccccaaaaaaaattaaaaaaaaattttctgcattttggttaaaatgaacaactacgatgtcctcgacttacatgatgaggtccttaaaaccttccctccaaaaaaaattaaaaaaaaattttctgcattttggttaaaatgaacaactacgatgtcctcgacttacatgatgaggtccttaaaaccttccccctaaaaaaaaattaaaaaaaaaatttctgcattttggttaaaatgaacaacgcgaatgtcctcgaaattcatgatgaggtccattaaaaccttccaggcaaaaatctcacgtattaagaatatccttgatgaaaacgacagcgagaatattaacaatgatgaactcccaattatttgcgataaagaaattcaattcatcctatgtttttctctttaaaattaaatgcatatatcattatcgaccaagaatcaaattaaagctattatcatatttgactttgacagaatgtgcaatcacagattgcacgactttgaatagagtgtgcaattaacagattttgaaaaaccactttgatagttgaaaccacattagcacaatcattaacacaatttaccaccaattgacgcacgaccttgaatagagtgtgcaattaacagattttgaaaaacactttgatagttgaaaccacattagcacaatcattaacacaatttaccaccaattgacagcgcaatctgaagaatttgcgtaaaaatattcactatttagttaagtttttcgtaaagatagaatttattttcggtatgtctcttttcctaaacttttttattattcaaaaataattttttcaatagataaccgaaggagggaagacgaccttaagaaaataagtttttcgtaaagatagaatttattttctgtatgcctcttttttcctaatattttttattattcaaaaataattttttaaatagataaccgaaggaggaaaaacgaagctgaagaaaaaacggtcagcttaaggtaattaattaaatcttttttgtgtgtcgcttttttggctgctgctactctgcctgccgcatctccgccagtggtttgtctaatcaaggtcaccaagctaaatctccggactataaaggctcttaagcattatcttaactggctgttaaaaaaattagacaggttgttgccgtggtggcagagattttttttgtttatactattttacaaatttttaaaatttttttttgttttttttatttcttttgtttttaaattatttatttttatttgttttttttatttttttgttattttctaaaaattcaaccggattgaatttttaaactccttagatccctctggaatgccgaatcatcttttaaagttaaagattggtgttccagtggttttattacgaaatcttgcgccacctaaattatgcaacggaacgaggttagttatcaaaaatttgatggctaacgtaatagaggcgacgatattaacaggtaagtatagaggtgaggatgtttatattccaccaattccgataatttctgatgaattaccatttagatttaaaaggctgcaattccctttgaggatgagttttgcaatgacaataaacaaggcccagggacagtcattaaaggtagttgggttatttttagagagtgagtgtttttcacatggacagctgtatgtgggatgctcgagggtaggcagaagagaaaatttattcatatatgccaaggaaggacggacgacaaacatcgtttatcaacaggcgatagaatagggttacattaaaccaggtagttttatacatctacataaacttatagttgtttgatgaaacaggccctccgcaggagctaggtcgcggtgagcgaagcgagctgccgagctagtattATATACGCATTCTGCAACATTGATACAGATAATCTTACTCCTATTTCAAGCGACCCTTGGTCTGATTTGCCTGGGGGTATATTTGTTAAATACATATTAGGTAAATATAACGATTATCATCGAATCACTTCTCTTAAACTTTTGAATCCCCAATTAAAAGTCTTGCTTTCTGTTGGAGGGTATCACAGATTGTTAAATGAATTTTCACTTGTATCAAGCAGTGAAACCAATGCAGAGATATTTgcgaaaaacacaaaaaactttttaaataaatacaattttgacGGATTTGACATTGACTGGGAATACCCTCAAAATCAAAAACAGGCGTACACCCGACTGTTAAAAGCAATGAACATCGAATTTCGAAAAGGCTCAAAAACATATATGTTGACCGCAGCTGTCTCAGCGGGAATTTCCACAATTCAGACATCATATGAAATAAAGGAAATATCCAAGTTAAACATTCTCATTCTCACAATTAGATATCTTGATTACATCAATTTGATGACTTACGATTTCTATGGACAGTTTTCAACTACTGTTGGTCATCATGCCGGATTA
This window of the Octopus sinensis unplaced genomic scaffold, ASM634580v1 Contig18549, whole genome shotgun sequence genome carries:
- the LOC115231455 gene encoding acidic mammalian chitinase-like, which translates into the protein MPNIQDIYLTVKKLLFCYYTNWAKYRPGGFEFNDNDLANLCTHIIYAFCKIDANNLTLVSSDPKSDLPGGKFVAYILGKYNDYHRITSLKLLNPSLKVLLSVGGFHKMLNEFAFVSSNESNAEKFAKNIKIFLKKYNFDGFDINWEYPLDKKEAYTRLLKAVNKEFRKDLTTYILTAAVSVGMYTVQKSYEIKEISKLNIHIFTIRYLDYINLMTYHFYGISSNTVGHLTGLYGISDADKLNIDYVIRYWSKNGAPISKMLIGSPSYGHGFRTATKNPKLGDKTIEEFPAGPITKNSGVLAYIEAINSK